One window from the genome of Epinephelus moara isolate mb chromosome 21, YSFRI_EMoa_1.0, whole genome shotgun sequence encodes:
- the si:ch211-155e24.3 gene encoding zinc finger protein 184, with translation MENCGFQSQILSVMEVLAKAAVAEINRRVDDSCAVLRLEVSQSRRDIDLLKRKCEVMEAELRRTRMRARRKVFYPPAAERFTSLVKVVLNKDRQSTDWDAEAQIQPQQCADAEPANEAEHIMIKEECTEEDMWNSEDKLISEAEQPPCFDASQPAQADSFVERYHSAESPADHGSLVSPTDGYSAFPEQQLNRNQTGAELIVKHENEEEPNENAAPLDSAHNFVTEEGNRQLWSSDVCRDAVDPSFSYAEQQFEPIPSVFPSQSGLHLEDMVPQMNTGKSQSVVVSAARVKRRARAFGCKRPQPDEGHSALSQINTMDQCLIPQQSQHQYRDSPHTRNPNEDLTSPNPGHSRSGFSLARRMRTPWRSGIGEKRFSCTYCDKSFMRFSQLKEHLRSHTGEKPFSCLQCGRSFTKQCNLIRHAVVHSGEKPYECSLCGKCFTQRSSLKSHQKTAH, from the exons ATGGAGAACTGCGGCTTCCAGAGCCAGATACTGTCCGTCATGGAGGTCCTGGCCAAGGCGGCCGTGGCGGAGATAAACCGGCGTGTGGATGACAGCTGCGCGGTGCTCCGGCTGGAGGTGAGCCAGAGCCGGCGGGACATCGACCTGCTGAAGAGGAAGTGTGAGGTGATGGAGGCTGAGCTGAGGAGGACCAGGATGAGAGCCAGGAGGAAAG tgTTTTatcctccagcagcagagagatTCACCTCTTTAGTCAAAGTAGTGTtgaacaaagacagacagagcacagaCTGGGATGCTGAGGCTCAAATTCAACCCCAACAG TGTGCAGATGCAGAGCCTGCTAATGAAGCTGAACACATAATGATCAAAGAGGAGTGCACGGAGGAGGACATGTGGAACTCAGAGGACAAACTGA TCTCTGAAGCCGAGCAGCCGCCATGTTTCGACGCCTCACAACCTGCCCAGGCTGACAGCTTTGTAGAGCGTTACCACTCAGCTGAGAGCCCAGCTGACCACGGCTCTCTGGTTTCCCCAACAGACGGCTACAGCGCTTTCCCAGAGCAGCAGCTGAACAGAAACCAAACTGGGGCAGAGCTTATAGTGAAACACGAGAATGAGGAAGAGCCCAATGAGAACGCAGCTCCTCTCGATTCAGCCCACAACTTTGTGACAGAGGAAGGTAACAGACAGCTGTGGTCATCTGATGTGTGCAGAGACGCTGTTGATCCAAGCTTCTCGTATGCCGAGCAGCAGTTTGAGCCAATCCCCTCTGTGTTCCCGTCTCAAAGTGGATTGCATTTGGAAGACATGGTGCCTCAAATGAACACAGGGAAATCACAGTCAGTCGTGGTGAGCGCAGCACGAGTGAAAAGACGAGCCAGAGCGTTTGGATGTAAGAGACCGCAACCAGACGAAGGACACAGTGCGTTATCTCAGATAAACACCATGGATCAGTGCTTGATTCCTCAACAATCACAACATCAGTACAGAGACTCTCCTCACACGAGGAACCCAAACGAGGATTTGACGTCTCCAAACCCAGGGCACAGCCGCAGCGGCTTCAGCCTGGCGAGGAGGATGAGGACGCCCTGGAGGTCCGGCATCGGCGAGAAGAGGTTCAGCTGCACGTACTGCGACAAAAGCTTCATGAGGTTCAGTCAGCTCAAAGAGCACCTGAGGAGTCACACGGGGGAGAAACCGTTCAGCTGCCTGCAGTGCGGCAGGAGCTTCACCAAACAGTGCAATCTCATCAGACACGCAGTCGTCCACTCCGGAGAGAAGCCCTATGAGTGCTCGCTGTGTGGGAAGTGCTTCACCCAGCGCTCCAGCCTGAAGTCGCATCAGAAAACAGCACACTGA
- the si:dkeyp-68b7.12 gene encoding uncharacterized protein si:dkeyp-68b7.12 has translation MRRVRRKGGNKEKVFGCDLLEHLTASSHEVPQVLQCCSEFVEKNGIVDGIYRLSGVSSNIQKLRGEFESDGSPDLNKDVYLQDIHCVSSLCKAYFRELPNPLLTYQLYDKFAEAVAIQLEEERLVKIRDVLKELPAPHYRTLEFLMRHLVKMASYSSETNMHSRNLAIVWAPNLLRSKDIEASGFNGTAAFMEVRVQSIVVEFILTHVPQLFPDPGVSSERRKSLPSPSAMPSQDEGFFRSAPSQSIPHFGNISPGDGPLAIRPYHAIIEGTDKRKGSLKGRKWMSIFNIGGRFPDPRRRHKHTSKEKERPALRPARSMDSLSTPPYPNEGTRRTAQRPPSTNMSPLVTPSPQPGSEATTGAIGGSEYAVTYRRGTGLVSGGAGTQGTYTSLDPEGLGVTGNETLQSRSPGLSTKVGRRAAMHITGPTMVTVPLHITSNLALGVLQGGGGDRVIHRSRDKDVGDRVEGKEVERKESREMERNVEESRKVEKEEKNHSGKVTDGEGVMEAEANTVTGGDGEEEKEKEEEAREECRRKPEEVVGGQVVFREQRAKSQTSNTEEDNAVDDDKDFDDYMEMKGVESADCQPKETQPAHDVLNSTEVEGDNQELSGYVQDNFEFLDQMDCSVLDHMDCSVSYQVNEFSVEPPGHSDDEYEVMAQASHHPAEPPLHPSPETRTRSQTELNPHRPLSIDRHTKSLSLPYMTSPVHGLEESCSEDEAVVDDSDDDDYNSEEDEMFYKSLPADVFLRDLTFEPDTEKLDSCTLGGVSVHQAQSSEDREHQTLNLENSASKELTAGDQEQGEVKEKEDKDGLEENEVKEEEEDEQGRDQLEENWQSQATEEDVMEDSQSDKEQPPEASAHCCTEFPLPSDDESSAVADMTVKEEADMLDSYHIDYPPSQEGSCATQKETEDIFLEEFRDFSVRPTEQPRICDIKEREREVYQETEDTCQKIDLQIINSTENMWEGTTGEGNEAIAEEKHEEKIQGDEKEQDSPICGTNREIWVELEEVICEVIEYEESKQKEKEGERERVAGDEDMIEDVRVGEEEEEVANVSGEKMVEVDGGKYETEVREEVVEESMRTTEEKLTEPEMQQEDKEENLPNMNEPEEAIQGKHAINDGAQHHGREEEKEKENYDIERADKQRQTPARVDKQQKEGRCGMKEVTEGRKCEESDSSQGGVGRKLVISKHPRVYQVKAVPVVPPKPQHCKITALTLRQQQQQREKRDGDRARENTSPRVPTEEDRACAGDSEDEGRRIKEKATLRGGEKGERERRRDGEESASRDSSRNSPLSMCFDEAVAIATMRREKEKECEKEKDRQRDWGYEVQ, from the exons atgcgGAGGGTTCGGAGAAAAGGAGGGAACAAAGAGAAGGTGTTTGGATGTGATCTGCTGGAGCACCTAACTGCCTCCTCTCACGAGG TTCCTCAGGTGTTGCAATGCTGCAGTGAGTTTGTTGAGAAAAATGGAATCGTGGATGGCATCTACAGGTTATCTGGAGTGTCGTCCAACATACAGAAACTGAg GGGTGAGTTCGAGAGTGACGGGAGTCCAGATCTGAACAAGGATGTGTACCTGCAGGACATCCACTGTGTCAGCTCTCTGTGCAAAGCTTATTTCAGGGAGCTGCCAAACCCTCTGCTCACATACCAGCTGTATGACAAGTTTGCC GAGGCTGTGGCCATTcaactggaggaggagaggcttgTAAAGATCAGAGATGTGCTGAAAGAACTACCAGCACCACATTACAG GACTCTGGAGTTTCTGATGCGCCATCTTGTCAAAATGGCTTCGTATTCCTCAGAGACCAACATGCACTCCAGGAACTTGGCCATCGTCTGGGCCCCCAATCTGCTCAG GTCAAAGGATATTGAGGCGTCTGGGTTTAACGGTACAGCAGCCTTCATGGAGGTCAGGGTCCAGTCCATCGTGGTGGAGTTCATCCTCACACACGTCCCTCAGCTGTTTCCTGACCCAG GTGTATCTAGTGAGAGGAGGAAGTCTCTCCCCTCCCCGTCAGCAATGCCCAGTCAGGACGAAGGATTTTTCAGGTCGGCTCCTTCTCAGTCTATCCCCCACTTTGGCAACATCAGCCCAGGAGATGGTCCTCTAGCCATAAGACCTTACCATGCTATCATCGAAGGCACTGACAA GAGGAAAGGATCTCTTAAAGGCAGGAAGTGGATGTCCATCTTCAACATCGGGGGGCGATTCCCTGACCCACGGCggaggcacaaacacacatccaaaG agaaagagagacctGCGTTGAGACCAGCAAGAAGCATGGACTCCCTCAGCACCCCTCCCTATCCAAATGAAG GTACCAGACGCACTGCTCAGCGCCCTCCTTCCACCAACATGTCTCCCCTCGTCACCCCCTCCCCACAGCCTGGCTCTGAGGCCACGACCGGTGCAATAGGTGGCAGTGAATACGCTGTAACCTACCGCAGGGGAACAGGGTTAGTAAGCGGTGGTGCAGGGACTCAGGGCACTTACACTTCTCTTGACCCTGAAGGTTTAGGAGTTACAGGCAACGAGACTCTACAGTCTAGATCCCCAGGACTCTCCACTAAAGTAGGACGAAGAGCAGCCATGCACATAACGGGGCCCACCATGGTTACTGTGCCCCTGCACATCACCTCTAACCTGGCATTAGGGGTGCTGCAAGGGGGTGGGGGTGACAGAGTCATCCACCGCAGCAGGGATAAGGATGTAGGGGACAGGGTGGAGGGtaaggaggtggagaggaaggagagcagAGAAATGGAAAGGAACGTGGAAGAAAGCAGGAAGGttgagaaagaggagaagaatcACAGTGGGAAAGTGACAGATGGGGAAGGAGTCATGGAGGCAGAAGCGAATACAGTGACAGGTGGTGATGgtgaggaagagaaggagaaggaggaggaggcaagAGAAGAATGTAGACGGAAGCcagaggaggtggtggggggTCAAGTTGTGTTCAGAGAGCAACGAGCCAAAAGCCAGACCTCCAACACTGAGGAAGATAACGCTGTCGATGATGACAAGGATTTTGATGACTACATGG AAATGAAAGGGGTGGAGTCAGCTGACTGTCAGCCAAAGGAGACTCAGCCTGCTCATGATGTCCTCAACTCGACTGAGGTGGAAGGGGACAACCAGGAGCTGTCCGGCTACGTTCAAGATAACTTTGAATTCCTGGACCAAATGGACTGCAGCGTCCTGGACCACATGGACTGCAGTGTCTCCTACCAG GTAAACGAGTTCTCCGTTGAACCTCCTGGTCACTCAGATGATGAGTATGAAGTTATGGCACAAGCTTCCCATCATCCTGCTGAGCCACCTCTGCATCCAAGCCCTGAAACACGAACCCGAAGCCAGACAGAGTTAAATCCACACAGGCCGCTCAGTATTGACCGACACACTAAATCCCTCAGCTTGCCTTACATGACCTCACCTGTCCACGGATTGGAGGAGTCCTGCTCTGAAGATGAGGCTGTAGTGGacgacagtgatgatgatgattataatAGTGAGGAAGATGAGATGTTTTATAAAAGCCTTCCCGCTGATGTCTTTTTAAGAGATTTGACCTTTGAACCAGACACTGAGAAACTGGACAGTTGCACTCTCGGTGGAGTTTCTGTACATCAGGCGCAGAGCTCTGAGGACAGAGAACACCAGACACTGAACCTTGAAAATTCTGCAAGTAAAGAATTGACTGCTGGTGATCAGGAACAGGGggaagtgaaagaaaaagaagataaaGATGGACTGGAAGAAAATGAGgtaaaggaggaagaggaagatgagcAGGGAAGAGACCAACTGGAAGAAAATTGGCAAAG CCAAGCAACAGAGGAAGACGTGATGGAGGATAGTCAAAGTGACAAAGAACAACCTCCAGAGGCATCAGCACACTGCTGCACTGAGTTTCCACTGCCGAGCGATGATGAATCAAGCGCTGTGGCTGACATGACAGTCAAGGAGGAGGCAGACATGTTGGACAGTTATCACATTGATTACCCACCTTCTCAGGAAGGTTCTTGTGCTACACAGAAAGAAACTGAGGACATTTTTTTAGAGGAGTTCAGAGACTTTTCTGTAAGGCCAACAGAACAGCCCAGAATTTGTGAtataaaagaaagagaaagggaagTATACCAAGAGACAGAAGACACATGTCAAAAAATAGATCTGCAAATAATAAATAGTACTGAGAACATGTGGGAGGGAACCACTGGGGAGGGCAATGAGGCGATAGCTGAAGAAAAACACGAAGAAAAGATACAGGGAGACGAAAAAGAGCAGGATAGTCCAATTTGTGGGACAAACAGGGAGATTTGGGTTGAACTTGAGGAGGTTATATGTGAAGTGATAGAGTATGAGGAAAGTAagcagaaagagaaggagggtgAAAGAGAAAGGGTTGCTGGGGATGAAGATATGATCGAAGATGTCAGagttggagaggaggaagaggaggttgCAAATGTTTCAGGAGAGAAAATGGTGGAAGTTGACGGAGGGAAATATGAGACAGAAGTAAGGGAAGAGGTAGTGGAGGAATCAATGAGGACGACTGAAGAAAAGCTCACAGAGCCAGAGATGCAGCAAGAGGACAAAGAGGAAAACTTACCAAATATGAATGAACCAGAAGAAGCAATTCAAGGGAAGCATGCCATCAATGATGGAGCACAGCATCATggtagagaagaagaaaaagaaaaagagaactATGACATAGAAAGAGCTGATAAGCAACGTCAAACACCAGCAAGGGTagataaacaacaaaaagagggcAGGTGTGGTATGAAGGAAGTGACAGAAGGCAGAAAGTGTGAGGAAAGTGACAGCAGCCAAGGAGGAGTGGGAAGGAAGTTGGTCATCTCCAAACATCCGAGGGTTTACCAAGTAAAAGCTGTCCCGGTCGTGCCTCCGAAGCCGCAGCACTGCAAAATCACCGCCCTGACcctcagacagcagcagcagcaaagagagaaaagagacgGCGACAGAGCGAGAGAAAACACAAGTCCAAGAGTCCCAACTGAGGAGGACAGAGCCTGTGCAGGAGACAGCGAAGATGAGGGCAGGAGGATAAAGGAGAAGGCTACACTCAGGGGAggggagaaaggagagagggaaaggaggagggatggagaggaaaGTGCCTCGAGGGACTCGAGCAGAAACAGTCCCCTCAGCATGTGTTTTGACGAGGCTGTTGCCATAGCAACCATGAGgcgagaaaaggagaaagagtgCGAGAAGGAGAAGGACAGGCAGAGGGATTGGGGATACGAAGTacagtga